One Podarcis muralis chromosome 1, rPodMur119.hap1.1, whole genome shotgun sequence genomic window carries:
- the LARGE2 gene encoding xylosyl- and glucuronyltransferase LARGE2 isoform X2, whose amino-acid sequence MTFATIMLCPWRGKLKLLLATVTLVFLISWLYLFMDGCSFLLPPCFGEQSSRYLNHEALVSQVQKVEEENQLLRLQLSQSQMQDEAVDGTDSSQQGAQFIEDQDGRDNSTGCLKQRMVQKCELLHVAIVCAGYNASRDVVTLVKSILFHRKNPLHFHLITDSVAQKILQMLFESWMVPSVHVSFYNADDLKPDISWIPNKHYSGIYGLMKLTLTKALPSDLSKVIVLDTDITFATDIAELWAIFGKFSDKQVIGLVENQSDWYLGNLWKNHKPWPALGRGFNTGVILLLLERLRRIGWEQMWRLTAERELMSMLSTSLADQDIFNAVIKQSPTLVYQLPCFWNVQLSDHTRAEQCYTEVSDLKVIHWNSPKKLRVKNKHVEFFRNLYLTFLEYDGNLLRRELFGCASLPSLPSGQLQQALEELDEDDPCYDFRRQSLIQHRVHLFFLQYDFPILADAIDVTLVAQLSMDRLQMLEAICKHWTGPISLALYMSDAEAQQFLRYAQASEVLSNRRNVAYHIVYKEGQFYPVNFLRNVALKNAQTSYVFLTDIDFLPMYGLYDYLRTSILQLELPQRKAALIVPAFETLHYRLTFPKSKAELLSMLDMGSLYTFRYHVWPQGHAPTDYAKWRTATVPYRVEWQLHFEPYVVVRRDCPLYDQRFVGFGWNKVSHIMELDAQENELLVLPNAFMIHMPHAPSFDISKFRLSSTYRDCLETLREEFHQDLSRKYGAAALKYLTAERSL is encoded by the exons ATGACCTTTGCCACCatcatgctgtgcccctggcgTGGGAAGCTGAAGCTGCTGCTTGCCACAGTGACCCTGGTCTTCCTCATCTCATGGCTCTACCTCTTTATGG ATGGATGCTCCTTCCTGCTCCCGCCTTGCTTTGGGGAACAGTCAAGCCGATACCTTAACCACGAGGCCTTGGTGTCCCAAGTTCAGAAAGTGGAAGAGGAAAACCAGCTGTTGAGGCTGCAACTCAGCCAGTCTCAGATGCAGGACGAGGCTGTGGATGGGACGGACAGCAGCCAGCAGGGAGCGCAGTTCATAGAGGACCAGGATGGAAGGGACAACAGCACCGGCTGCCTCAAGCAGAGAATGGTTCAGAAGTGTGAG CTTCTCCATGTTGCAATTGTCTGTGCTGGATACAATGCAAGTCGGGATGTCGTCACCCTGGTGAAATCCATCCTCTTCCACAG GAAGAACCCTCTTCACTTCCATCTCATCACTGACTCTGTGGCCCAAAAGATCCTGCAGATGTTGTTCGAGTCCTGGATGGTGCCCTCTGTTCATGTTAGCTTCTACAATGCTGATGACCTGAAG ccggACATCTCTTGGATCCCCAACAAGCACTACTCTGGAATCTATGGGCTGATGAAATTGACGCTCACAAAGGCTCTTCCCTCTGATCTCTCCAAGGTCATTGTCCTGGACACAGACATCACCTTTGCTACTGACATTGCTGAACTGTGGGCCATCTTTGGGAAGTTCTCGG ACAAACAGGTGATTGGGCTGGTGGAAAACCAAAGTGACTGGTACCTAGGGAATCTCTGGAAGAACCATAAACCATGGCCAGCACTGGGACGTGGCTTCAACACAG GAGTGATCCTCTTGCTGCTGGAGCGCCTACGCCGAATCGGCTGGGAGCAGATGTGGCGCCTGACAGCCGAGCGGGAGCTCATGAGCATGCTGTCCACCTCGCTGGCCGACCAG GACATTTTTAATGCAGTGATCAAACAGAGCCCAACGCTGGTATACCAACTCCCTTGCTTCTGGAACGTGCAGCTCTCTGATCACACCCGCGCAGAGCAGTGCTACACAGAGGTGTCTGATCTTAAG GTGATCCACTGGAACTCTCCCAAGAAGCTGCGGGTGAAGAATAAGCACGTGGAGTTCTTCCGGAACCTCTACTTGACCTTCCTCGAGTATGATGGCAACCTGCTGCGCAGGGAGCTTTTTGGCTGTGCCAGCCTCCCCAGCTTGCCCAGTGGCCAG CTCCAGCAGGCCCTAGAGGAGCTGGATGAAGATGATCCTTGCTATGATTTTCGGAGACAGAGCCTTATTCAGCACCGGGTGCATCTCTTCTTCCTGCAGTACGATTTCCCGATCTTGGCTGATGCAATTGATGTCACTCTTGTAGCTCAGCTCTCCATGGACAG GTTACAGATGCTGGAGGCCATATGTAAACACTGGACAGGCCCCATTAGTCTGGCGTTATATATGTCAGATGCAGAGGCCCAGCAATTCCTGCGCTATGCCCAGGCCTCGGAAGTGCTGAGTAACCGCAGGAACGTTGCCTATCACATTGTGTACAAGGAAGGGCAGTTTTACCCTGTCAACTTCTTGCGCAACGTAGCATTGAAGAATGCACAGACATCTTACGTTTTCCTGACGGACATTGACTTCCTGCCTATGTATGGCCTCTATGATTATCTCAG GACCTCCATTTTGCAGCTTGAGCTGCCCCAAAGGAAGGCAGCCCTCATTGTGCCTGCATTTGAGACTCTGCATTACCGCCTCACCTTTCCCAAATCCAAAGCGGAGCTGCTCTCCATGCTGGACATGGGCTCCCTCTATACCTTCAG GTACCATGTGTGGCCTCAGGGCCATGCCCCAACGGACTATGCCAAGTGGCGGACAGCCACGGTGCCCTATCGCGTGGAGTGGCAGCTGCACTTTGAGCCTTACGTTGTAGTGAGGCGCGACTGCCCCCTGTACGACCAGAGATTTGTCGGTTTCGGCTGGAACAAGGTGTCTCACATCATGGAGCTTGACGCCCAG GAGAATGAGCTGCTGGTCTTGCCCAATGCCTTCATGATCCATATGCCTCACGCACCCAGTTTTGACATCTCCAAGTTCCGCCTGAGCTCCACTTACCGCGACTGCCTGGAGACCCTGCGGGAGGAGTTCCACCAGGACCTGTCGCGCAAGTATGGCGCCGCTGCACTCAAATACCTCACTGCCGAGAGAAGCCTGTGA
- the LARGE2 gene encoding xylosyl- and glucuronyltransferase LARGE2 isoform X1: protein MTFATIMLCPWRGKLKLLLATVTLVFLISWLYLFMGNLEYGCSFLLPPCFGEQSSRYLNHEALVSQVQKVEEENQLLRLQLSQSQMQDEAVDGTDSSQQGAQFIEDQDGRDNSTGCLKQRMVQKCELLHVAIVCAGYNASRDVVTLVKSILFHRKNPLHFHLITDSVAQKILQMLFESWMVPSVHVSFYNADDLKPDISWIPNKHYSGIYGLMKLTLTKALPSDLSKVIVLDTDITFATDIAELWAIFGKFSDKQVIGLVENQSDWYLGNLWKNHKPWPALGRGFNTGVILLLLERLRRIGWEQMWRLTAERELMSMLSTSLADQDIFNAVIKQSPTLVYQLPCFWNVQLSDHTRAEQCYTEVSDLKVIHWNSPKKLRVKNKHVEFFRNLYLTFLEYDGNLLRRELFGCASLPSLPSGQLQQALEELDEDDPCYDFRRQSLIQHRVHLFFLQYDFPILADAIDVTLVAQLSMDRLQMLEAICKHWTGPISLALYMSDAEAQQFLRYAQASEVLSNRRNVAYHIVYKEGQFYPVNFLRNVALKNAQTSYVFLTDIDFLPMYGLYDYLRTSILQLELPQRKAALIVPAFETLHYRLTFPKSKAELLSMLDMGSLYTFRYHVWPQGHAPTDYAKWRTATVPYRVEWQLHFEPYVVVRRDCPLYDQRFVGFGWNKVSHIMELDAQENELLVLPNAFMIHMPHAPSFDISKFRLSSTYRDCLETLREEFHQDLSRKYGAAALKYLTAERSL from the exons ATGACCTTTGCCACCatcatgctgtgcccctggcgTGGGAAGCTGAAGCTGCTGCTTGCCACAGTGACCCTGGTCTTCCTCATCTCATGGCTCTACCTCTTTATGGGTAATCTGGAGT ATGGATGCTCCTTCCTGCTCCCGCCTTGCTTTGGGGAACAGTCAAGCCGATACCTTAACCACGAGGCCTTGGTGTCCCAAGTTCAGAAAGTGGAAGAGGAAAACCAGCTGTTGAGGCTGCAACTCAGCCAGTCTCAGATGCAGGACGAGGCTGTGGATGGGACGGACAGCAGCCAGCAGGGAGCGCAGTTCATAGAGGACCAGGATGGAAGGGACAACAGCACCGGCTGCCTCAAGCAGAGAATGGTTCAGAAGTGTGAG CTTCTCCATGTTGCAATTGTCTGTGCTGGATACAATGCAAGTCGGGATGTCGTCACCCTGGTGAAATCCATCCTCTTCCACAG GAAGAACCCTCTTCACTTCCATCTCATCACTGACTCTGTGGCCCAAAAGATCCTGCAGATGTTGTTCGAGTCCTGGATGGTGCCCTCTGTTCATGTTAGCTTCTACAATGCTGATGACCTGAAG ccggACATCTCTTGGATCCCCAACAAGCACTACTCTGGAATCTATGGGCTGATGAAATTGACGCTCACAAAGGCTCTTCCCTCTGATCTCTCCAAGGTCATTGTCCTGGACACAGACATCACCTTTGCTACTGACATTGCTGAACTGTGGGCCATCTTTGGGAAGTTCTCGG ACAAACAGGTGATTGGGCTGGTGGAAAACCAAAGTGACTGGTACCTAGGGAATCTCTGGAAGAACCATAAACCATGGCCAGCACTGGGACGTGGCTTCAACACAG GAGTGATCCTCTTGCTGCTGGAGCGCCTACGCCGAATCGGCTGGGAGCAGATGTGGCGCCTGACAGCCGAGCGGGAGCTCATGAGCATGCTGTCCACCTCGCTGGCCGACCAG GACATTTTTAATGCAGTGATCAAACAGAGCCCAACGCTGGTATACCAACTCCCTTGCTTCTGGAACGTGCAGCTCTCTGATCACACCCGCGCAGAGCAGTGCTACACAGAGGTGTCTGATCTTAAG GTGATCCACTGGAACTCTCCCAAGAAGCTGCGGGTGAAGAATAAGCACGTGGAGTTCTTCCGGAACCTCTACTTGACCTTCCTCGAGTATGATGGCAACCTGCTGCGCAGGGAGCTTTTTGGCTGTGCCAGCCTCCCCAGCTTGCCCAGTGGCCAG CTCCAGCAGGCCCTAGAGGAGCTGGATGAAGATGATCCTTGCTATGATTTTCGGAGACAGAGCCTTATTCAGCACCGGGTGCATCTCTTCTTCCTGCAGTACGATTTCCCGATCTTGGCTGATGCAATTGATGTCACTCTTGTAGCTCAGCTCTCCATGGACAG GTTACAGATGCTGGAGGCCATATGTAAACACTGGACAGGCCCCATTAGTCTGGCGTTATATATGTCAGATGCAGAGGCCCAGCAATTCCTGCGCTATGCCCAGGCCTCGGAAGTGCTGAGTAACCGCAGGAACGTTGCCTATCACATTGTGTACAAGGAAGGGCAGTTTTACCCTGTCAACTTCTTGCGCAACGTAGCATTGAAGAATGCACAGACATCTTACGTTTTCCTGACGGACATTGACTTCCTGCCTATGTATGGCCTCTATGATTATCTCAG GACCTCCATTTTGCAGCTTGAGCTGCCCCAAAGGAAGGCAGCCCTCATTGTGCCTGCATTTGAGACTCTGCATTACCGCCTCACCTTTCCCAAATCCAAAGCGGAGCTGCTCTCCATGCTGGACATGGGCTCCCTCTATACCTTCAG GTACCATGTGTGGCCTCAGGGCCATGCCCCAACGGACTATGCCAAGTGGCGGACAGCCACGGTGCCCTATCGCGTGGAGTGGCAGCTGCACTTTGAGCCTTACGTTGTAGTGAGGCGCGACTGCCCCCTGTACGACCAGAGATTTGTCGGTTTCGGCTGGAACAAGGTGTCTCACATCATGGAGCTTGACGCCCAG GAGAATGAGCTGCTGGTCTTGCCCAATGCCTTCATGATCCATATGCCTCACGCACCCAGTTTTGACATCTCCAAGTTCCGCCTGAGCTCCACTTACCGCGACTGCCTGGAGACCCTGCGGGAGGAGTTCCACCAGGACCTGTCGCGCAAGTATGGCGCCGCTGCACTCAAATACCTCACTGCCGAGAGAAGCCTGTGA